The DNA region GGGTGGTCATGGCTACTCCTTGGCCGCCGCGCGCTCGATGGCGTCGAGCATGGACCAGAGCACGTCGGTCTTGAACGACAGCGCGGCGATCGCCTTCTCCTGCTGTTCACGGGTGACGGCGTGCCGCACCACGATGTCGAGCGTTCCCTTGCCCTCACCGGAGACCTTGTCGATGCGGTTGGTGAAATAGGCGAGGTCCTCCGGCGCGATCCACGCATAGTTCGCCAGCATGTCGGCGACCCGTCGCTGCATGAGATGGCCGGCGAACATTTCGGTCAGCCCCGAAGCGACCGCTTCGAGCCAAGGTTTCGTGCGGGCGAAAGTCACGTAGGCGTCGACGGCGAACCGTACGCCGGGGGCGACGTGCCGCTGATCGAGAACCTCTTCGCGGTCGAGCCCGACCGCGGTGCACAAACGGAGCCATCGCTCGATTCCACCGTCCCCGGCCCTCGCCCCGTCGTGATAGACGATGCGGTCGAGCCATTCACGGCGGATCTCCGGCAGCGGGCAGTTGCTGATGATGGCCGCGTCCTTCTGCGGGAGCACGCATTGGTAGTACCAGCGGTTCGCGGCCCAGATCTTCAGCTCGTACTCGGACAGGTCACCGGCGTGCATCCGCACGTGGAACGGGTGGGTGCCCCAATAGCGATGCGAAAGCCCGCGCAGAGCCGCGATGAACTCCGACGACGACATGACGGACACCGGGCTGCCTCCAACGGCTCGCTGATCGGGACGGCGGCGCGGTGGTGGGGGACGGCCCCCACCACCGGATGCGGATTCAGTCCTCCATGCGGGCCGCGTAAGCGGTGACCTCCATGGGGGTTTCGTACTCGACGAAGTCGGGCGTGGTCCATACCTCGATGGTTTCGATCATTTCCGCTCCTAACGTCCACATGGGATCGAACCGTCACCCTAGAAGCGTGCCGCCGATTTCCGGAGGCATTTTGTAAAGTTTCCTACCTATGGCGGATCGCGGCGCCCGATTCGTCACGCTCGGCGCACACAACGGTTAACAGCTCGCGCGCCCGATAGCCCGTCCAGTGGTGTCCGTTTCGTTACGTGGTGTGTTTCTATCCAACTCGACGGGTGCACCCCGACCACCCGCCTACCGCCGCCATCCGAGCTCCAGGGGTGTAGCTGAAGGAGGCGTCCCATGTCCTTACGTCGTACTCTCGCCGCCACGTTCGCCGCGGCGACGGCCGTGTCGATCGCGGCCGTTCCGGCGGCGGCCGCCGAAGCGCCGTCCGTCCAGGCGATCAGACAGCTCGCGAGCGGTCTCAACCAGGCCTGGTCGATCGACTTCCTGCCCGACGGCACCGGCCTTTTCACGCAGAAGGACGCCAAGACGATCAGCAAGATCGACAAGGCGGGCAAGGTCACCACGGTCCAGACCATCCCCGGTGTGAGCGTCACCGCGGAGGCGGGCCTGCTCGGCATCGCCGTCTCGCCGAAATACGCCACCGACGAGACGGTCTTCATCTACTACACGACCAGCTCCGACAACCGCATCGCCAAGCTGAAGCTGGGCCAGACGCCGTCGCCGATCGTCACCGGCATCCCGCGTGGCTCGCAGTACCACCACGGCGGGCGGATCCGGTTCGGGCCCGACGGTTACCTCTACGCGGGCACCGGCGACGGCCAGAACGGCGCCAACGCGCAGAACAAGAACTCCCTCGGCGGCAAGGTCCTGCGGGTCACCACCGACGGCGCGGCCGCGCCCGGCAACCCGTTCAACAGCCGCGTCTACTCCTACGGCCACCGCAACGTCCAGGGCCTGACCTGGGCGAACGGGCAGCTGTACATCTCCGACATCGGCGCGAACAAACTCGACGAGCTGAACAAGATCGAGCCGGGCAAGAACTACGGCTGGCCGACGTGCGAGGGCCCGTGCAACACGGCCGGGATGACCAACCCGGTCAAGTCCTGGCCGACGTCCTCGGCGACGCCGAGCGGGCTCGCCGCCTACAAGGGTTCGCTGTACATGGCGTCCCTCAAGGGCGGCACGTACAAGCTCGACCTGAACGGCAACGGCGGCAAGCTCTGGACCAACCTCGGCCGCACGCGTGACGCGACCGCCGGCCCGGACGGGCAGCTGTACACGATCACCCCGGGCGGCCTGTACGTCTCCGACGGCAGCTAGCCCCCGGCGCGTCCGGTCCTCTGGATGCGGTGGACCACCGCATCCAGAGGACTAGACGCGGGGCAGGGAGACCGCGTGTTCCAGTTCGGCGAGCGCGGTGTCCAGATGGGTCAGGATGCGCTGCAGATGCGGCACGCTCCGGCGGCAGCCGGTGACCCCGAAGTCCAGGTTGTCGCCGTTGCTGGTCAGCGTGATGTTCAGCGCCTGCCCGTCCAGCAGCACCGACGCCGGGTAGATGCCGTCGAGCGCGGCGCCGTTCCAGTACATCTGCTTGCGCGGCCCCGGCACATTGGAGATCACCAGGTTGAACGGCGGTTTCGTGTTGTTCACGAAGCCTGGGATCGGCGAGATGCCGAGCTGCGCGACGTTGATGCCCGACAGCAGCAGCGTCTGCAACGGGGTCAGCTCCGAGAACAGCTTCTTCCCGTTCCGCATGGAGGCGTGGATCGTCGCGAGCCGCGCGGCCGGATCGGTCAGGTGGGTGGCGAGGTTGCACAGCAGCGCGCCGATGTTGTTCCCCGCCGCGTCCCCGCTGTCCTTGCGCCGCAAGGAAACCGGGACCATAGCGGTGAGCGGCGCGTCGGGCAGCGCGTTCTGTTCGATCAGGTAGTCGCGCAGCGCGCCCGAGCACATCGCGAGGACGACGTCGTTGCGCGACACCCCGGCGGCGGTCGCCACCTTGCGCACCCGGTCCAGCGACCACGACTGGGCGGCGAACCGCCGGGCCCCGCCGATCGGCACGTTCAGCATCGTCTTCGGCGCCTGCGCCGGCAGCGTGAGCGTGTGCTCCTGGAACGCCTCCCTCGCCACCTTCATCGCGGCGGGCGCGATACCGGCGAGCTGGTTGACGGTCTTGCCGAAGGTGCTGAGCATCGAGGGTGACGCCTTGCCGTTGCGGCCGCCGTCCGGTTTGGCGCGGCGGCCCCAGGGCGGCGGGCAGTCGAGGTCGGCAGGGTCGTCCGAAAGCGTGCCCTGCAGATGCCGCAGCGCCGAGACGCCGTCCATCAGCGCGTGGTGGATCTTGCTGTAGATCGCGAACCGGCCGTCCTGCAGCCCCTCGACCAGGTGGATCTCCCACAGCGGGCGGTGCCGGTCGAGCAGGGTGCTGTGCCAGCGTCCGGTCAGCTCCAGCAGTTCGCGGATCCGGCCGGGCTGGGGCAGCGCCGAGTGGCGGAAGTGGTAGTCGAGTTCGAGGTCGGTGTCGGTCGACCAGGCGAGGTGGCCGGCGGTGTTGACCGGCCGGGCGGGACGACGGCGGAACACCGAGCGCATGTTGTCGGAATCGAGCAGTTTCCGGCGGATGTCGCGCAGGTAGTCGGGCCCGGCGTCCTCGGGTTTCTTGAACAATTGCAGTCCGCCGACGTGCATCGGATGTTCGCGCGTCTCCACGAGAAGGAACATCGAATCGGTCACGGGCATGAACGGCATCGTCGGGACCACCTTCCGCGCGGCGGCGTGCGGACACGCCGGGTGCCAGAGTCTACGCACACCGAAACCACCATCTCACGCTTTAGGGTGGCTCACATGACGATCCCGACCGATCCGCAGACGGGTGAGTTCCGTCGGTCCGCCAACCATTTCGACGCGCGTATCACCGCCGACGGCCGCGACGGCTGGCCGGTGGAGGCGGGAAGATACCGGCTGGTGGTCAGCCGGGCCTGTCCCTGGGCGAGCCGCGGGCTGGTCGTCCGGCGGCTGCTCGGGCTCGAGTCCGCGCTGAGCGTGGCCGTGGCCGACCCGATCCAGGACGAGAAGAGCTGGCGGTTCACCCTCGATCCCGGCGACCGGGATCCCGTGCTCGGGATCAAGTACCTGGCCGAGGCCTACCACGCGGCGGATCCGCACTACATGGGCGGGATCAGCGTTCCGGCCATTGTGGACATTCCGAGCAAACGGCTGGTGAGTAACGACTATCCGCGGATCACCCTCGATCTGTCCACCGAATGGACCAGCCTCCACCGGCCCGGCGCGCCCGACCTCTACCCAGAGCGACTGCGCGACGAGATCGACGCCGTCAACGCGGGCGTCTACGCCGACGTCAACGCCGCCGTGTACCAAGCCGGTTTCGCGACCAAACAGGCCGCGTACGAGGACGCCTACACCCGCCTCTTCGCGATGCTGGACGTGCTGTCCGAACGGCTCGAAACGCAGCGCTACCTCGTCGGTGACACGATCACCGAAGCGGACATCCGGCTGTTCACCACGCTCGTCCGCTTCGACGCCGTGTACCACGGGCACTTCAAATGCAACCGGAACAAGCTGGCCGAGCTGCCGGTGCTGTGGGCCTACGCCCGCGACCTCTTCCAAACGCCGGGTTTCGGTGACACCGTCGACTTCGACCACATCAAGCGGCACTACTACGCGGTGCACGAGCAGGTGAACCCGACGCGGATCGTCCCCTTGGGACCGGACCTGTCCGGCTGGACGACCCCGCATCACCGGGAGCAGCTGGGCGGGCGCCCGTTCGGCGACGGCACGCCGCCGGGACCGCCGCCCGAGGACGAACGGATCGGGGACACGGATGGAGCCACTGCCTGAACGCACCGACGTCGTCGTGATCGGCGGCGGCATCATCGGGGTCGCCTGCGCGTACCGGCTCGCCGCGGCCGGGGTCTCGGTGCTGCTGCTCGAACGCGACACCCTCGGTGCGGGCTCGACGGCGAAGGCGGCGGGCGGGATCCGGTCGTCGTTCACCACCAGGGTCAACATCGAGATCGGGCTGCGCGGGCTGGCCGAGTACGCCTCGTTCGCCGAGACGTACGGCACCGAGATCGACTTCCGCCGCGACGGCTACCTGTACCTGATCACCGACGCCGCGGACCTGCCCGAATTCGAGCGCTGCGCCGAGCTGCAGAACTCCTACGGCGTCCGCAGCCGTCTCGTCGAGCCCGCCGAAGCGCGGCGGTTCTCTCCGCTGATCGACACCGAAGGCGTGATCGCCGCGCTGTGGTCGCCGGACGACGCCAAGGCCACCCCGGACTCGGCGGTCCAGGGCTACGCGCGGGCGGCCCGCGGGCACGGCGCGGTGCTGCGGACCGGCGTCGAGGTCGTCGGGATCGAACGCGACGGTGACGAGATCACCGGTGTCCGGACCTCGGCCGGTTTCGTGCGGACGGACGCGGTGGTCTGCGCCGCGGGCGCGTGGTCGGGGCGGATCGGCGAGCTGGCGGGCGTCGACCTGCCGGTGCGGCCGTACCGGCGGCAGGTCGTGTTCACCGGCCCGGTCGCGGACCTGCCCGGGCAGGTGCCGCTGACCATCGAGATGCCCTCGGCGTTCTACTTCCATCGCGAGGGCCTCGGCCTGGCGATGTCCTTCTGCGACGGTGACGGCGACCCCGGCTTCGACACCCGCTACGAGCCGGGCGAGTGGCTGCCGGAACTCGCCGAGATCGCCGCGCGCCGGGTGCCCGCGGTGCTCGACGCGGGGATCCGCGGCGGCTGGGCCGGGCTGTACGAGGTCACCCCCGACCGCAACCAGATCGTGGGGGAAAGCGTCCACCTGGCGCGGTTCTTCTACGCGACCGGGTTTTCGGGACACGGGTTCCAGATGGGCCCGGCGGTGGGGGAGCTCGTGCGGGACCTCTACCTGGGGCGGGTCCCGGCCATCGACATCACCGGGCTCGACGTCCGCCGGTTCGCCGGCGACCGGGCCGTGACGAGGGAGCACAACATTGTCTGAGTTCGTCGAAGTCACCACCGAGGCCGAGCTGCGCGAGATCCTGCCGCCGCCGCTGGAGCGGACCGCGAACAAGGCACGCCCGAAACTGCACGAGATGGACCGGCGGTGGCTCGCGGAGTCGCCGTTCGTGCTGATCGCGACGTCCGCGGCGGACGGCACCTGCGACGTCTCGCCGAAGGGCGACCCGGCCGGGTTCACGCTGGTGCTGGACGACACGCGGATCGCCATCCCGGAGCGGCCGGGCAACCGGCGCGCCGACGGGTTCCACAACGTGCTGTCGAATCCGCACGTCGGGCTGATCTACCTGATCCCCGGCCGCGGCGACACGCTGCGGATCAACGGCCGCGCGCGGCTCGTGCGGGAGGCGCCGTTCTTCGACGACATGATCGTGAAGGGCAACCGGCCGAAGCTCGCGCTGGTGGTCGACATCGAGGAGATCTTCCACCACTGCCAGAAGGCGTTCATGCGGTCGAAGCTCTGGTCGCCGGAGACCTGGACGCCCGAGGCACTGCCGTCGCGGGCGGCGATCGCGAAGACCTTCGAGCGGCCGGAGGATTCCCTGGCCGACCTCGAGGCGTACTACGAGCCGGGGCGATACGCGGCGGGCCTGTACTGAGGCTCCGCGCGTTGGTTGCTGGATCGTTGAACGATCTGGCACTATCGGCGGGGTGCCTGCACCCACCGGAGCCCAGCATCTCGCCGACGCGCTGACCGCTCTGGGGACCGAAGTCGTCTTCGGTCTCCCCGGGGTGCACAACCTGCCGTTATGGGAGGCGCTGGCCGATACGGACATCCGGCTCGTCGGGGTCCGGCACGAGCAGACGGCGGGGTACGCGGCCGACGGTTACGCCCGCGCGACGGGCAAGCTCGGCGTCGCGCTGGTGACCACGGGGCCCGGCGCAGCGAACACGCTCGCCGCCGTCGGCGAAGCCATGGCGTCGGCGGCGCCGGTGCTGATCATCGCGACCGACATCCCGTCCACGCTGCGGCGGCCGGGAGTGGTCCGCGGCGTGCTGCACGAGACGTCGGACCAGCAGGCGATGTTCGCGCCGGTCACCAAGGCCGGGTTCACCGTCACGAGTGCCGATCAGGTCGCCGCCACGCTGCACCGCGCGGCCCGGCTCGCGCTCCAGCCGCAGAGCGGGCCGGTGTACCTCGGCATCCCCACCGACTTCCTGTCCGAGCGGACGCCCGCGCGCCGTCCGCCGCGTTCGCATGCCCGGCCCGCCGAGATCCCGGATCTCACCGAGGCCGAGGCCCTGCTGGCCGCCGCCGACCGGCCGCTGATCTGGGCAGGCGGCGGCGCGCTGCGCGCCGAGGCTGGCGAGGCGATCGGGAAACTCGCCGAACGGCTGGCCGCGCCGGTGCTCACCACGTTCGGCGCCCGCGGGCTCCTGCCGGTCGATCATCCTTGTCTCGCCCCGAATCCGGTGCACGCGCCCGAGGTCGGCGCGCTATGGGACGAGGCCGACGTCGTCCTCGCCATCGGTACCGACTTCGACGGGCTGATGACGCAGAACTGGCTGATGCCGAAGCCGAAGAAGCTCATCGCGATCAACGTCGACCCGGACGACGCGGCCAAGAACTACCAGCCGGACATCACGCTGGTCGGCGACGCCCGGGTGCTCGTCGAGGCGCTGAAGGTCGAGGAACGGTCCGGTATCGCGGCGCTCGTCGGCAGGCTCGCCAAGGTCTCCGCCCGGGTCCGTCGGCGGATCAAGGAAGAGGAGCCGCAGGCCGCGGACCTTCTGTCCACTTTGGACGAGGTGCTGCCGCCCGACGCGGTCGTGGTCGCGGACATGTGCGTGGCCGGGTACTGGATCGGCGGGTTCCACCGGGTCCGTGCGCCGCGCAAGCTCGCGTATCCGATGGGCTGGGGCACTCTCGGCTACGGTTTCCCGGCGGCGCTCGGCGCCAGCGCCGCGGGGTCGGGCCGCGCGATCTGCGTCACCGGTGACGGCGGTTTCCTCTTCGGTTGCGGTGATCTCCACACGCTCGCGCAGGAGCAGTTGCCGGTCACGACGATCGTCGTCGACGACGGCGGGTACGGGATGCTGCGCTACGACCAGGATCGTGCCGGGCTGCCGCGGCGCGGCGTCGACTGGGACAGCCCTGATTTCGTCGGCCTGGCGAGGTCGTTCGGCGTGCACGCGGATCGCGTCTCCGGGTTCGGGCGGGCATTCCGGCGGCTGCTCGGCGAGTTCGTCGAGTCCGACGAGCCGAACGTGCTGGTCGTCCGCGCGAAGATGGCGCCGCCGCTCAACACCTCACCGCGCTGGTATCGCAAGGAATCCCCGTGACCGGGCTTCGCGTCGGCGTGGACATCGGCGGTACGTTCACCGATCTCTGCGTGCTCGACGAGACCGGGGTCGTCGCCGTCGGCAAGGTGCTGACGACGCATGACGAGCCCGCCCGAGCGGTCGAGGAAGGTCTCAAGAGGACACTCGCCGACGCCGGGCTGGACGCGGGCGACGTCGAGCAGTTCGTCCACGGCACCACGCTGGTCACGAACGCGCTGATCGAACGCAAGGGAGCGCGCACCGCACTGCTCGCGACCGCCGGTTTCCGTGACGTGCTGGAGATGCGGCGCGAGCACCGGTACGAGCTGTACGACCTGCTCATCGAACTCCCCGCCCCGTTGGTGCCGCGTCATCTGCGGTTCGACGTTCCCGAGCGGATCCACGCCGACGGAACCGTCCACACGGGACTGGACGAGGAGTACGTCGCGCGGCTCGGCCGCGAGCTCGACGCCCGCGGGATCGACGCGGTGGCGGTCTGTTTCCTCCACGCCTTCACGAATCCCGTGCACGAACGACGCGCCGCCGAGGTGCTGCGGGATGCCGCGCCCCGGTTGCGGGTCGCGCTGTCGAGCGAAGTCGTCCCCGAGATCCGCGAGTTCGAGCGCGCTTCCACGACGGTCGCGAACGTCTACGTCCAGGACCTCACCGAACGGTATCTGCGTGACCTGGAGCGGCGTCTGCACGAGGCCGGGGTGCGCCCGTCGCCGCACATCATGCTGTCCAACGGCGGGATCGCGACCGTCGACACCGCCGCGCGCTACCCGATCCGCATCCTCGAATCCGGCCCGGCGGGCGGCGCGCTGGCCGCGTCCGCGATCGGCGCCGCGGCCGGTGTCGAGGATCTGCTGGCCTTCGACATGGGGGGAACGACCGCGAAACTGTGCATGATCTCCGGTGGCGCGCCGCTGGTGACGCACGAGTTCGAAGTGGACCGGAAGTACCGGCTGCTGCCGGGATCCGGGCTGCCGGTCAAGGTTCCGGTCACCGACATGATCGAGATCGGCGTCGGCGGCGGCTCGATCGCGCGGATCGACGCGCTCGGCCTGCTCACCGTCGGCCCGGATTCGGCGGGGTCCGAGCCCGGCCCGGTCTGCTACGGACGAGGCGGCACCGAGCCGACCGTGACCGACGCCGACCTCGTGCTCGGCTACCTGGATCCGGGATATTTCCTCGGCGGCGGAATGACTTTGGACGCTGAGGGCGCGCGGGAGGCGATCCGCTCGAAGATCGCGGGACCACTCGGCGTCAGCGTCGAAGAGGCGGCTTGGGGTATTCACACCAGCGTCAACGAGGACATGGCCAACGCCGCCCGCGTCCACGCCGTCGAGCGCGGCAAGGATCCGGCGAAGCTGCCGATGTTCACCTTCGGCGGCGCCGGACCGGTGCACGGCGTCGGCGTGGCGCGGGCGCTCGGCGCGCCCGAGGTGGTCGCGCCGCCCGCCGCCGGGGTGCTGAGCGCGGCGGGATTCCTCACCGCGCCACTGGCCTTCGACTTCGTCCGTTCGGCGCGCTCGGCGGTGCTCGATCTCTCGTGGGAGCAGGTCGACGCGCGGTTCGCCGAGATGGAGGCCGAAGGCGCGGAACTACTCCGAAAGTCCGGTGTGGACGATGTGACCCACCGCCGGATCGCCGAGATGCGGTACTCCGGGCAGGGCTACGAGATCCGCGTGCCGGTCGAATGGGGGGACTGGCCGGAATCGCTCATCGGCGCGTTCACCGAGACCTACCGGACGCTGTACCGGCGGACCGGGCCGGACGTCGCGATCGAGGTGCTCAACTGGCGGGTCGTCTCCAGCGGGCCGACGCCCGAAGTCACGCTGAAGCTCGCGGGTGCCGAGGCGGAGGGCGACGCGCGCAAGGGGAGCCGGCCGGCTTACTTTCCCGCCGTGGGTGGATTTGTCGACACGGCGGTGTTCGATCGGTATCGGCTCAAGGCCGGTGACCGGGTCGAAGGACCGGCCATCGTGGAGGAGCGAGAGTCCACTGTGGTCGTTCCGCCGGGCGCGCGCTGCGTCGTCGGCGAAGACGCCAGTCTGGTGGTGACGGTATGAGCGTCGACCCGATTCTCGTGGGATTGCTGGGGAACCGGCTGCATTCGATCCTGGCCGAACAGCAGAACGCGCTGGTCAACACCGCGTTCTCGTCCGTGGTGCGGGAGTCGCTCGATCTGGCCTGCGCGGTGTTCGACTCGCGCGGCGAGATGATCGGCCAGTCCGTCGGCGGCACCCCCGGCCACATCAACGCGATGGCGACCGGGATGCACCATTTCGTCGCCGCGTATCCGCCCGAGACCTTGGAGCCGGGCGACGTCCTGCTCACCAACGACCCGTGGCAGACCGCCGGGCAGATCAACGACATCACCGTCGCGACGCCGGTGTTCCTGCGGGGACGGCTGGTCGCCTGGTTCGCTTCCTGTTGCCACGCCCCGGACATCGGCGGGCGGCTGGTCTCCGCCGAGGCGCACGAGGTCTTCGAAGAGGGACTGCGCCTGCCGATCATGAAGTTCCTCCGCGCCGGCGAGGTCAACGCGGATCTCGAACTGCTGATCCGTGCCAACGTCCGCACCCCGGAGGAGACCATCGGCGATCTGTACGCCCAGGTCACCGGCAACGAGGTCGGCGCGGCCAGCCTGGTGCGGCTGCTGGAGGAATTCGGCCTCGATTCGCTCGACGACGTCGCCGCGGAGATCATGAACCGCTCCGAACGGGCGCTTCGTGACGCGCTGGCGAAACTTCCGGACGGCACGTACACGAGTGAATTGGCGACGGACGGTTTCGACGACGAAGAGGTCGTCCTCAAGGTCGCCGTGACCATCGACGGTGAGGACATCCACCTCGATTTCGCGGGATCGTCGCCGCAGAGCCGCCGCGGGATCAACGTCGTCCTGAACTACACCAGGGCGTACGCGTCGTTCGCGATCAAGGCGGCCATCTCGCCGGAGGTGCCGCACAACGCGGGCTCGTTCCGGCCGGTGCACGTCACCGCGCCGGAAGGGTCGGTGCTCAACTGCACGCCGCCCGCTCCGGTCGCGTCGCGGCATCTGATCGGGCATTTCCTGCCGTCGCTGCTGATGACCGCCTTGCCCGGCAACGCCATGGCGCACAGCGCGGACGCGTTGTGGATGACCATCTGGCGTGGCGCCGACGCCGGGGGCCGTGAGTTCATGCTCAACGTCTTCCAGACCGGCGGGATCGGCGCGAGGTCCACAAAGGACGGTCTCAGCA from Amycolatopsis sp. EV170708-02-1 includes:
- the pqqC gene encoding pyrroloquinoline-quinone synthase PqqC — encoded protein: MSSSEFIAALRGLSHRYWGTHPFHVRMHAGDLSEYELKIWAANRWYYQCVLPQKDAAIISNCPLPEIRREWLDRIVYHDGARAGDGGIERWLRLCTAVGLDREEVLDQRHVAPGVRFAVDAYVTFARTKPWLEAVASGLTEMFAGHLMQRRVADMLANYAWIAPEDLAYFTNRIDKVSGEGKGTLDIVVRHAVTREQQEKAIAALSFKTDVLWSMLDAIERAAAKE
- the pqqA gene encoding pyrroloquinoline quinone precursor peptide PqqA: MIETIEVWTTPDFVEYETPMEVTAYAARMED
- a CDS encoding sorbosone dehydrogenase family protein; its protein translation is MSLRRTLAATFAAATAVSIAAVPAAAAEAPSVQAIRQLASGLNQAWSIDFLPDGTGLFTQKDAKTISKIDKAGKVTTVQTIPGVSVTAEAGLLGIAVSPKYATDETVFIYYTTSSDNRIAKLKLGQTPSPIVTGIPRGSQYHHGGRIRFGPDGYLYAGTGDGQNGANAQNKNSLGGKVLRVTTDGAAAPGNPFNSRVYSYGHRNVQGLTWANGQLYISDIGANKLDELNKIEPGKNYGWPTCEGPCNTAGMTNPVKSWPTSSATPSGLAAYKGSLYMASLKGGTYKLDLNGNGGKLWTNLGRTRDATAGPDGQLYTITPGGLYVSDGS
- a CDS encoding wax ester/triacylglycerol synthase family O-acyltransferase, which gives rise to MPFMPVTDSMFLLVETREHPMHVGGLQLFKKPEDAGPDYLRDIRRKLLDSDNMRSVFRRRPARPVNTAGHLAWSTDTDLELDYHFRHSALPQPGRIRELLELTGRWHSTLLDRHRPLWEIHLVEGLQDGRFAIYSKIHHALMDGVSALRHLQGTLSDDPADLDCPPPWGRRAKPDGGRNGKASPSMLSTFGKTVNQLAGIAPAAMKVAREAFQEHTLTLPAQAPKTMLNVPIGGARRFAAQSWSLDRVRKVATAAGVSRNDVVLAMCSGALRDYLIEQNALPDAPLTAMVPVSLRRKDSGDAAGNNIGALLCNLATHLTDPAARLATIHASMRNGKKLFSELTPLQTLLLSGINVAQLGISPIPGFVNNTKPPFNLVISNVPGPRKQMYWNGAALDGIYPASVLLDGQALNITLTSNGDNLDFGVTGCRRSVPHLQRILTHLDTALAELEHAVSLPRV
- a CDS encoding glutathione S-transferase family protein, with protein sequence MTIPTDPQTGEFRRSANHFDARITADGRDGWPVEAGRYRLVVSRACPWASRGLVVRRLLGLESALSVAVADPIQDEKSWRFTLDPGDRDPVLGIKYLAEAYHAADPHYMGGISVPAIVDIPSKRLVSNDYPRITLDLSTEWTSLHRPGAPDLYPERLRDEIDAVNAGVYADVNAAVYQAGFATKQAAYEDAYTRLFAMLDVLSERLETQRYLVGDTITEADIRLFTTLVRFDAVYHGHFKCNRNKLAELPVLWAYARDLFQTPGFGDTVDFDHIKRHYYAVHEQVNPTRIVPLGPDLSGWTTPHHREQLGGRPFGDGTPPGPPPEDERIGDTDGATA
- a CDS encoding FAD-binding oxidoreductase; the encoded protein is MEPLPERTDVVVIGGGIIGVACAYRLAAAGVSVLLLERDTLGAGSTAKAAGGIRSSFTTRVNIEIGLRGLAEYASFAETYGTEIDFRRDGYLYLITDAADLPEFERCAELQNSYGVRSRLVEPAEARRFSPLIDTEGVIAALWSPDDAKATPDSAVQGYARAARGHGAVLRTGVEVVGIERDGDEITGVRTSAGFVRTDAVVCAAGAWSGRIGELAGVDLPVRPYRRQVVFTGPVADLPGQVPLTIEMPSAFYFHREGLGLAMSFCDGDGDPGFDTRYEPGEWLPELAEIAARRVPAVLDAGIRGGWAGLYEVTPDRNQIVGESVHLARFFYATGFSGHGFQMGPAVGELVRDLYLGRVPAIDITGLDVRRFAGDRAVTREHNIV
- a CDS encoding pyridoxamine 5'-phosphate oxidase family protein, producing the protein MSEFVEVTTEAELREILPPPLERTANKARPKLHEMDRRWLAESPFVLIATSAADGTCDVSPKGDPAGFTLVLDDTRIAIPERPGNRRADGFHNVLSNPHVGLIYLIPGRGDTLRINGRARLVREAPFFDDMIVKGNRPKLALVVDIEEIFHHCQKAFMRSKLWSPETWTPEALPSRAAIAKTFERPEDSLADLEAYYEPGRYAAGLY
- a CDS encoding thiamine pyrophosphate-binding protein, whose protein sequence is MPAPTGAQHLADALTALGTEVVFGLPGVHNLPLWEALADTDIRLVGVRHEQTAGYAADGYARATGKLGVALVTTGPGAANTLAAVGEAMASAAPVLIIATDIPSTLRRPGVVRGVLHETSDQQAMFAPVTKAGFTVTSADQVAATLHRAARLALQPQSGPVYLGIPTDFLSERTPARRPPRSHARPAEIPDLTEAEALLAAADRPLIWAGGGALRAEAGEAIGKLAERLAAPVLTTFGARGLLPVDHPCLAPNPVHAPEVGALWDEADVVLAIGTDFDGLMTQNWLMPKPKKLIAINVDPDDAAKNYQPDITLVGDARVLVEALKVEERSGIAALVGRLAKVSARVRRRIKEEEPQAADLLSTLDEVLPPDAVVVADMCVAGYWIGGFHRVRAPRKLAYPMGWGTLGYGFPAALGASAAGSGRAICVTGDGGFLFGCGDLHTLAQEQLPVTTIVVDDGGYGMLRYDQDRAGLPRRGVDWDSPDFVGLARSFGVHADRVSGFGRAFRRLLGEFVESDEPNVLVVRAKMAPPLNTSPRWYRKESP
- a CDS encoding hydantoinase/oxoprolinase family protein; this encodes MTGLRVGVDIGGTFTDLCVLDETGVVAVGKVLTTHDEPARAVEEGLKRTLADAGLDAGDVEQFVHGTTLVTNALIERKGARTALLATAGFRDVLEMRREHRYELYDLLIELPAPLVPRHLRFDVPERIHADGTVHTGLDEEYVARLGRELDARGIDAVAVCFLHAFTNPVHERRAAEVLRDAAPRLRVALSSEVVPEIREFERASTTVANVYVQDLTERYLRDLERRLHEAGVRPSPHIMLSNGGIATVDTAARYPIRILESGPAGGALAASAIGAAAGVEDLLAFDMGGTTAKLCMISGGAPLVTHEFEVDRKYRLLPGSGLPVKVPVTDMIEIGVGGGSIARIDALGLLTVGPDSAGSEPGPVCYGRGGTEPTVTDADLVLGYLDPGYFLGGGMTLDAEGAREAIRSKIAGPLGVSVEEAAWGIHTSVNEDMANAARVHAVERGKDPAKLPMFTFGGAGPVHGVGVARALGAPEVVAPPAAGVLSAAGFLTAPLAFDFVRSARSAVLDLSWEQVDARFAEMEAEGAELLRKSGVDDVTHRRIAEMRYSGQGYEIRVPVEWGDWPESLIGAFTETYRTLYRRTGPDVAIEVLNWRVVSSGPTPEVTLKLAGAEAEGDARKGSRPAYFPAVGGFVDTAVFDRYRLKAGDRVEGPAIVEERESTVVVPPGARCVVGEDASLVVTV
- a CDS encoding hydantoinase B/oxoprolinase family protein; the protein is MSVDPILVGLLGNRLHSILAEQQNALVNTAFSSVVRESLDLACAVFDSRGEMIGQSVGGTPGHINAMATGMHHFVAAYPPETLEPGDVLLTNDPWQTAGQINDITVATPVFLRGRLVAWFASCCHAPDIGGRLVSAEAHEVFEEGLRLPIMKFLRAGEVNADLELLIRANVRTPEETIGDLYAQVTGNEVGAASLVRLLEEFGLDSLDDVAAEIMNRSERALRDALAKLPDGTYTSELATDGFDDEEVVLKVAVTIDGEDIHLDFAGSSPQSRRGINVVLNYTRAYASFAIKAAISPEVPHNAGSFRPVHVTAPEGSVLNCTPPAPVASRHLIGHFLPSLLMTALPGNAMAHSADALWMTIWRGADAGGREFMLNVFQTGGIGARSTKDGLSTTGFPSGLRSTPTEVIETMAPLIQRERVLRTDSGGAGKWRGGLGQCTTMAARGEISWSVNGNVDRVHRPASGVDSGHDGAVGRFELTRGVLPSKSRVNLRPDDVVNVVLPGGGGYGDPVDRDPDAVLADVVDGYISVEAARELYGVEVTYHGEPGALVRLPEDYTAVSPRGRK